A window of the Lolium perenne isolate Kyuss_39 chromosome 7, Kyuss_2.0, whole genome shotgun sequence genome harbors these coding sequences:
- the LOC127314830 gene encoding uncharacterized protein isoform X2, with protein sequence MAIPAPMALSISAPASSSLIPVSRQVGRWTSSASSAKPATFNLRRPVLVARAGGGNAPSSPVDVVTELDVVSSFSEIVPDTVVFDDFEKFAPTAATVSSSLLLGIVGLPDTKFKSAIDTALVDGECNTMEKPGDRMSCYLTKALGNVGAELSNQVPGRVSTEIDARLAYDTQGIIQRVHELLQIYNEHGVLSERLLFKIPATWQGIEASRLLESEGTQTHLTFVYSFAQAAAAAQAGASVVQIFVGRIRDWARNHSGDPEIDEALKKGEDAGLALVKKAYAYIHRNGYKTKLMAAAVRNKQDVFSLLGIDYIIVPVKILQSLDESVTDPDEKYGYVQRLTPSLDKMYNFTEEELVKWDQLSLAAAMGPAAEELLASGLEGYANQARRVEELFGKIWPPPNV encoded by the exons ATGGCGATCCCAGCTCCCATGGCACTCTCCATTTCTGCGCCCGCCTCATCCTCCCTCATCCCCGTCTCCCGCCAG GTCGGCCGGTGGACCTCGTCAGCAAGTTCCGCTAAGCCCGCAACTTTCAACCTCCGGAGGCCGGTTCTCGTGGCGCGTGCCGGCGGCGGCAACGCGCCGTCTTCCCCCGTGGACG TGGTCACTGAGCTCGACGTGGTATCCAGCTTCAGTGAGATCGTGCCCGACACCGTCGTGTTCGATGATTTCGAGAA GTTTGCGCCGACGGCGGCCACAGTTAGCTCCTCACTGCTTCTTGGGATCGTGGGGCTACCGGATACCAAGTTCAAG AGTGCGATAGATACCGCGTTGGTAGATGGTGAATGTAACACAATGGAGAAACCGGGGGACCGGATGTCGTGTTACCTGACCAAG GCCCTGGGGAATGTTGGAGCTGAACTGTCCAATCAAGTTCCTGGAAGGGTGTCAACGGAAATAGATGCTCGGTTGGCTTACGATACCCAAGGGATCATCCAGAGG GTGCATGAACTGTTGCAGATATATAACGAACATGGTGTTTTGTCAGAACGTCTTTTATTCAAAATTCCTGCTACATGGCAA GGTATAGAGGCCTCAAGGTTGCTTGAGTCTGAAGGAACTCAGACACATCTAACATTCGTTTACAG TTTTGcacaagcagcagcagcagcacaagctGGTGCATCTGTCGTCCAAATATTCGTAGGGCGTATTCGG GATTGGGCAAGGAATCACTCTGGTGACCCAGAGATAGATGAAGCTTTAAAGAAGGGAGAAGATGCTGGGCTCGCCTTG GTGAAGAAAGCTTATGCTTATATCCACAGAAATGGGTACAAAACAAAGTTGATGGCAGCTGCCGTACGCAACAAGCAAGATGTATTTAGCCTTCTGGG GATTGATTACATCATCGTGCCCGTGAAGATATTGCAGTCTCTGGATGAATCTGTCACTGATCCTGATGAAAAGTATGGCTATGTCCAGAGGTTAACTCCTTCCCTTGACAAGATGTACAACTTCACTGAAGAGGAG CTTGTTAAGTGGGACCAGCTGAGCCTTGCGGCTGCGATGGGGCCAGCTGCTGAAGAACTGCTTGCTTCTGGTCTGGAGGGATACGCGAACCAGGCGCGTCGCGTGGAAGAGCTCTTCGGGAAGATCTGGCCACCTCCCAATGTTTAA
- the LOC127314830 gene encoding uncharacterized protein isoform X1 has product MAIPAPMALSISAPASSSLIPVSRQVGRWTSSASSAKPATFNLRRPVLVARAGGGNAPSSPVDEVVTELDVVSSFSEIVPDTVVFDDFEKFAPTAATVSSSLLLGIVGLPDTKFKSAIDTALVDGECNTMEKPGDRMSCYLTKALGNVGAELSNQVPGRVSTEIDARLAYDTQGIIQRVHELLQIYNEHGVLSERLLFKIPATWQGIEASRLLESEGTQTHLTFVYSFAQAAAAAQAGASVVQIFVGRIRDWARNHSGDPEIDEALKKGEDAGLALVKKAYAYIHRNGYKTKLMAAAVRNKQDVFSLLGIDYIIVPVKILQSLDESVTDPDEKYGYVQRLTPSLDKMYNFTEEELVKWDQLSLAAAMGPAAEELLASGLEGYANQARRVEELFGKIWPPPNV; this is encoded by the exons ATGGCGATCCCAGCTCCCATGGCACTCTCCATTTCTGCGCCCGCCTCATCCTCCCTCATCCCCGTCTCCCGCCAG GTCGGCCGGTGGACCTCGTCAGCAAGTTCCGCTAAGCCCGCAACTTTCAACCTCCGGAGGCCGGTTCTCGTGGCGCGTGCCGGCGGCGGCAACGCGCCGTCTTCCCCCGTGGACG AAGTGGTCACTGAGCTCGACGTGGTATCCAGCTTCAGTGAGATCGTGCCCGACACCGTCGTGTTCGATGATTTCGAGAA GTTTGCGCCGACGGCGGCCACAGTTAGCTCCTCACTGCTTCTTGGGATCGTGGGGCTACCGGATACCAAGTTCAAG AGTGCGATAGATACCGCGTTGGTAGATGGTGAATGTAACACAATGGAGAAACCGGGGGACCGGATGTCGTGTTACCTGACCAAG GCCCTGGGGAATGTTGGAGCTGAACTGTCCAATCAAGTTCCTGGAAGGGTGTCAACGGAAATAGATGCTCGGTTGGCTTACGATACCCAAGGGATCATCCAGAGG GTGCATGAACTGTTGCAGATATATAACGAACATGGTGTTTTGTCAGAACGTCTTTTATTCAAAATTCCTGCTACATGGCAA GGTATAGAGGCCTCAAGGTTGCTTGAGTCTGAAGGAACTCAGACACATCTAACATTCGTTTACAG TTTTGcacaagcagcagcagcagcacaagctGGTGCATCTGTCGTCCAAATATTCGTAGGGCGTATTCGG GATTGGGCAAGGAATCACTCTGGTGACCCAGAGATAGATGAAGCTTTAAAGAAGGGAGAAGATGCTGGGCTCGCCTTG GTGAAGAAAGCTTATGCTTATATCCACAGAAATGGGTACAAAACAAAGTTGATGGCAGCTGCCGTACGCAACAAGCAAGATGTATTTAGCCTTCTGGG GATTGATTACATCATCGTGCCCGTGAAGATATTGCAGTCTCTGGATGAATCTGTCACTGATCCTGATGAAAAGTATGGCTATGTCCAGAGGTTAACTCCTTCCCTTGACAAGATGTACAACTTCACTGAAGAGGAG CTTGTTAAGTGGGACCAGCTGAGCCTTGCGGCTGCGATGGGGCCAGCTGCTGAAGAACTGCTTGCTTCTGGTCTGGAGGGATACGCGAACCAGGCGCGTCGCGTGGAAGAGCTCTTCGGGAAGATCTGGCCACCTCCCAATGTTTAA